A genomic window from Mercenaria mercenaria strain notata unplaced genomic scaffold, MADL_Memer_1 contig_4896, whole genome shotgun sequence includes:
- the LOC123550288 gene encoding BTB/POZ domain-containing protein 6-like produces the protein MEKAADNDNIELVEKHLPGDWQQGKSLGACMVELFDRGLWTDVKFHFKNQEQEQMIQAHRIVLAARSPVFQAMFFGPCADGKTEIELKDVEKDIFLLFLRYIYSDTVTLNEENASAVLGMAHYYQVSGLVKLCADFLATVITPNSYCEILTFAMFYNLTSLKTSCCSFIDSNAEQVLKSDCFLDLSAECLLYILKGDTFFAKEEEILEAAERWSRKKLLQSGEEDNGTNIRKNLGESFYQLRLPTMTNKALLDYASKKCYFFTEEYANIAAYINKVPDVNLSTNSCVPRVAEVESLTVNIDDGCVYERCEPKDRLSITYNFFISKDVALSNFVFSEIKPYLQNHYYSTTELPDSIDLILSGSIIIKCLEFEQTFTLRQQQHENVKIDISPSLVLRKRETPYCVEINIKHECIKIQMKTTLDRNNKRISNDTGNISVCSVGDGNFSVIKSIGFLNFPNRESDKNVDTESTE, from the exons ATGGAAAAAGCCGCCGACAATGACAACATTGAACTGGTTGAGAAACACTTACCGGGAGACTGGCAACAAGGGAAGAGCCTAGGAGCCTGTATGGTAGAATTGTTTGACAGGGGCCTCTGGACAGATGTCAAGTTTCACTTTAAAAATCAAGAGCAAGAGCAAATGATCCAAGCACATAGAATTGTCTTAGCAGCAAGAAGTCCTGTTTTCCAGGCGATGTTTTTCGGACCTTGCGCAGACGGAAAAACTGAAATTGAACTGAAAGATGTAGAAAAGGACATATTTCTTCTGTTCTTAAG GTATATTTACAGCGACACAGTTACACTGAACGAGGAAAATGCTTCTGCAGTGTTGGGAATGGCTCACTATTATCAAGTTTCAGGCTTGGTAAAGCTCTGCGCTGACTTCCTGGCAACCGTTATTACACCAAACAGTTACTGTGAAATTCTAACATTTGCTATGTTTTACAACCTGACAAGTCTTAAAACGTCGTGTTGTTCCTTCATCGATAGCAACGCAGAACAAGTCCTCAAATCGGATTGTTTCTTGGACTTATCTGCAGAATGTCTTCTGTATATTCTAAAAGGCGATACTTTCTTTGCCAAAGAGGAAGAGATTCTGGAAGCTGCAGAAAGATGGTCCAGGAAGAAACTCTTACAGAGTGGAGAGGAAGACAATGGCACAAATATCCGTAAAAACCTCGGTGAATCGTTCTATCAACTGAGACTGCCAACAATGACAAATAAAGCATTGCTGGATTACGCAAgcaagaaatgttattttttcactGAGGAATATGCAAATATTGCAGCATATATCAACAAAGTTCCTGATGTAAATTTGTCGACTAATTCTTGTGTACCACGAGTAGCCGAAGTTGAATCATTAACGGTCAATATAGACGACGGCTGTGTGTATGAAAGATGTGAACCTAAGGACCGGTTGTCAATTACTTATAACTTTTTCATATCAAAGGACGTTGCACTGTCAAATTTTGTTTTCTCGGAGATTAAGCCATACTTGCAAAACCACTATTACAGTACGACAGAGCTGCCAGACAGCATTGACTTAATTTTGTCAGGTAGTATCATCATTAAATGTTTggaatttgaacaaacttttacGCTGCGGCAGCAACAACATGAAAATGTGAAGATTGATATCAGTCCATCGTTAGTTTTGAGGAAGAGAGAAACGCCATATTgtgttgaaataaatattaaacatgaatgtataaaaatacaaatgaaaactaCACTTGATAGAAACAATAAACGTATTTCAAACGATACCGGTAACATATCGGTTTGCAGCGTAGGTGATGGAAACTTTTCAGTGATCAAAAGTATCGGTTTCCTGAACTTTCCAAATCGTGAATCGGACAAAAATGTGGACACTGAATCCACTGAATGA